From Rudanella lutea DSM 19387, a single genomic window includes:
- a CDS encoding response regulator transcription factor: MKNILIVEDEQRLARNISQTLMDEGYRTAIAYDGDSGLQRSLEEPFDLVILDINLPGINGYEVCRQLRAANEQLLVIMLTALGEVEDKLQGFERGADDYMVKPFDLRELTARVATCLRRTAPRPEVHEPEEILQLADLTLNRKTRQVLRGNHTVVLTAKEFSLLEYMLQNPDRVLSKQELTERVWQLRFDPGTNVVEVYINYLRKKIDKDYTPKLIHTRSGQGYVLAIE, translated from the coding sequence ATGAAAAATATTCTGATTGTTGAAGACGAACAGCGGCTGGCCCGCAACATCAGCCAAACCCTGATGGACGAAGGCTACCGGACCGCCATTGCCTACGACGGCGACTCGGGCTTGCAGCGTAGCCTCGAAGAGCCGTTCGATCTGGTTATTCTGGACATCAACCTGCCCGGCATAAACGGCTACGAGGTGTGCCGCCAGTTGCGGGCGGCCAATGAGCAGTTGCTCGTTATTATGCTGACGGCGCTCGGTGAGGTGGAAGACAAGTTGCAGGGCTTTGAGCGCGGGGCCGACGACTACATGGTGAAGCCCTTCGACCTGCGCGAGCTGACCGCCCGGGTGGCTACCTGCCTCCGCCGAACTGCCCCCCGGCCTGAGGTACATGAGCCCGAAGAAATACTACAACTGGCCGACCTTACCCTGAACCGCAAAACCCGGCAGGTGTTGCGCGGAAACCACACGGTTGTGCTCACCGCCAAGGAGTTTTCGCTGCTCGAATACATGCTCCAAAACCCCGACCGGGTGCTGTCGAAACAGGAACTAACCGAACGCGTTTGGCAACTTCGGTTCGACCCCGGCACCAACGTCGTGGAGGTGTACATCAATTACTTACGAAAGAAAATTGATAAGGATTACACGCCCAAACTGATCCACACACGGTCGGGGCAGGGCTATGTTCTGGCCATCGAATGA
- a CDS encoding HAEPLYID family protein, producing the protein MIRSTLNWLLFVAIAASGWLSVPAYGQSPADTVRLSDAQLDSLFIDEVQDRRTPDKVLHAEPLYIDLIRDLGARKGEREWNVGLSLTDNLRYDTYQALVEYEWAPANRLGMEVELPFSFHQVTNREPGPSAPSSGLDGLKTAVQWSFYVSERHKTTLALGYINELKLTTYGQWATGPWLKGNQFNPFLVAARRWGNRFHTLIYTGPRFTRYFAQNEWKRQLDINTNLHYMIPGTRNFVGLELNKEIQASGFTMVARPQLRVGITDQLLVGIVTGIPFNRDQQRLSSFLRLIYEPGHRHRG; encoded by the coding sequence ATGATTCGTAGTACCCTAAACTGGCTGCTGTTTGTAGCCATCGCAGCAAGCGGGTGGCTCAGTGTACCCGCCTACGGGCAGAGCCCCGCCGACACCGTACGCCTGTCGGATGCGCAACTCGACAGCCTGTTTATCGACGAAGTTCAGGACCGCCGGACACCCGACAAGGTACTCCACGCCGAACCTCTCTACATTGACCTGATTCGGGATCTGGGCGCGCGCAAGGGCGAACGCGAATGGAACGTGGGCCTTAGCCTCACTGACAACCTGCGCTACGACACCTACCAGGCGCTCGTCGAATACGAGTGGGCCCCCGCCAACCGGCTGGGGATGGAGGTAGAGCTGCCCTTTTCGTTCCATCAGGTTACCAACCGAGAGCCGGGACCATCGGCACCCAGCAGCGGTCTCGATGGCCTGAAAACAGCCGTGCAGTGGTCGTTTTACGTGTCGGAGCGCCACAAGACTACGCTCGCGCTGGGCTACATCAATGAACTCAAACTAACTACCTACGGGCAGTGGGCCACCGGTCCGTGGCTCAAAGGCAACCAGTTTAACCCGTTTCTGGTGGCGGCCCGCCGGTGGGGCAACCGGTTTCATACCCTCATTTACACGGGGCCGCGCTTTACCCGCTATTTTGCCCAAAACGAGTGGAAACGCCAACTCGACATCAACACCAATCTGCACTACATGATACCCGGCACCCGCAACTTTGTGGGCCTCGAACTGAACAAAGAAATTCAGGCATCGGGTTTTACAATGGTGGCCCGCCCTCAGCTGCGGGTCGGCATTACCGATCAATTGCTGGTGGGTATTGTTACCGGGATTCCGTTCAACCGCGATCAGCAGCGGCTCAGCTCGTTTCTGCGGCTTATTTACGAACCGGGCCACCGGCACCGGGGCTAA
- a CDS encoding alpha/beta hydrolase family protein, with the protein MLRSLTPALLFCLGIISVALAQPNPARPDLRQGAYFAEPEAARRLADTSRTYTSRAAWEKRAELIRQGIRDGMELPQKPQFAPLKPIRHGKRQMGGYTVENVAFESIPGYFVTGNLYLPTDLKGKHPVVLCPHGHSASLEGRTLETAQQRCATLARMGAVVFAYDMAGYGDAKQCEHKLPKTLKLQTLNSIRALDFLLSLPNTDRKRVAVTGESGGGTQTFLLTALDPRVTVSVPVVMVSAHFFGGCACESGMPIHKRPTHETTNAEIAALAAPRPMLLVSDGKDWTHNTPTVEFPYMQGVYRLYGAENNVANVHLPDEGHDYGPSKRAAAYRFLAKHLNLNLDRVLKNGQFDEAPNSMLDREALRVFTAEHPRPAHAVVGNEAVMSLLDR; encoded by the coding sequence ATGCTCCGCTCGCTTACTCCGGCCCTGCTGTTTTGTCTGGGCATCATCTCGGTTGCACTGGCCCAGCCCAATCCCGCCCGGCCCGACCTGCGGCAGGGAGCCTACTTTGCCGAACCCGAAGCCGCCCGCCGATTGGCCGATACCTCCCGAACCTACACCTCGCGTGCGGCCTGGGAAAAACGTGCCGAACTCATCCGGCAGGGTATCCGCGACGGGATGGAGCTCCCCCAGAAACCCCAATTTGCCCCGCTCAAACCCATCCGGCACGGCAAGCGGCAAATGGGGGGCTACACCGTGGAGAACGTAGCGTTTGAGAGCATACCCGGCTATTTTGTAACGGGCAACCTGTACCTGCCGACTGACCTGAAGGGCAAACATCCGGTGGTGCTTTGTCCGCACGGACACTCGGCCTCGCTCGAAGGCCGGACCCTCGAAACCGCCCAGCAGCGGTGTGCTACGCTGGCGCGGATGGGGGCGGTGGTGTTTGCCTATGACATGGCTGGTTACGGCGACGCCAAACAGTGTGAACACAAGCTACCCAAAACGCTCAAGCTCCAGACGCTGAACAGTATCCGGGCGCTCGATTTCCTGCTGAGCCTACCCAATACCGACCGCAAGCGGGTGGCTGTCACGGGCGAGTCGGGGGGCGGTACCCAGACGTTTCTGCTCACTGCCCTTGACCCCCGCGTTACGGTATCGGTGCCGGTGGTGATGGTGTCGGCTCATTTTTTCGGGGGATGCGCCTGCGAGAGTGGGATGCCCATTCATAAACGCCCGACCCACGAAACCACCAACGCCGAGATTGCGGCCCTAGCGGCTCCCCGGCCTATGCTGCTGGTGTCGGACGGGAAAGACTGGACGCACAACACGCCCACCGTGGAGTTTCCGTATATGCAAGGCGTGTACCGGCTTTACGGGGCTGAAAACAACGTAGCCAATGTGCACCTGCCCGACGAGGGGCACGACTATGGCCCCAGCAAACGGGCGGCTGCGTACCGGTTTTTGGCCAAACACCTGAACCTGAACCTCGACCGGGTGCTCAAAAATGGGCAGTTCGACGAAGCGCCGAACTCGATGCTCGACCGGGAGGCTCTGCGCGTATTTACGGCCGAACACCCGCGCCCGGCCCATGCCGTAGTGGGCAACGAAGCCGTGATGAGCCTGCTCGATCGGTAG
- a CDS encoding DUF4403 family protein yields MKRLLLTRYSLGLLTLGCLAGCQSINPQPPRPEGFDNALMPAKSYVAGPLGFELNELEDKINSELDPVLVGKRDPGGKKGGLFPFRVARSGRVKIQYANGQLRLSTPLQLWIVKPFSNDKTPPERPFCSLDVRFQSPLTVTPNWRLASQIKFTDYEWVIKPEIRVLGQEISLASLAEDMLERYKPAIESAVDTAIYKELRLDKFVAPIWKNIQKPLLIDRNYGLWLLPKPVAVEASPITGSRTEIVSHLRITFETQTKLSFQKPTYTPTMLPALQKRDTLPAVSDLRLMSAIPYADINRVLDKALSEDAKKLALGTLRIKKVTVYGGQRSLVVKTDVSGLLNGTVYLRGRPMFDTLTNTLMIQNLDFDTGTTDVMPKLIGSVIHKGMVKLLSQMLTISLGDEIAQFPAKISQAFNRGKAAKKTDLAIGEFRFRPEQVAIRPDEIQALIRVQSRVALQVREL; encoded by the coding sequence ATGAAACGCTTACTCCTCACTCGCTACAGCCTGGGGTTGCTGACTTTGGGATGCCTCGCCGGTTGCCAGAGCATCAACCCGCAGCCCCCCAGGCCCGAAGGCTTTGACAATGCGCTGATGCCCGCCAAATCGTATGTGGCGGGGCCTCTCGGTTTTGAACTGAACGAGCTGGAAGACAAAATCAATAGCGAACTCGACCCCGTGCTGGTGGGCAAACGCGACCCCGGTGGCAAAAAAGGCGGCCTTTTTCCGTTTCGGGTGGCTCGGTCGGGGCGGGTGAAGATCCAGTACGCCAATGGGCAATTGCGGCTCTCGACACCCCTGCAACTCTGGATTGTTAAACCGTTCAGCAATGATAAAACCCCGCCCGAGCGGCCGTTTTGCTCGCTCGATGTCCGGTTTCAAAGCCCCCTTACCGTGACACCCAACTGGCGGCTGGCGAGCCAGATCAAATTCACCGATTACGAATGGGTAATAAAGCCTGAAATTCGGGTGCTGGGGCAGGAAATCTCGCTTGCGAGCCTGGCCGAAGATATGCTCGAACGGTACAAGCCTGCTATTGAGTCGGCGGTCGATACGGCGATTTATAAGGAGTTACGGCTCGATAAATTTGTGGCCCCGATCTGGAAAAATATCCAGAAACCGCTGCTGATCGATCGAAATTATGGCTTGTGGCTGTTGCCCAAACCAGTGGCTGTAGAGGCCAGCCCGATTACGGGTAGTCGGACCGAGATTGTGTCGCACCTGCGCATTACGTTCGAAACCCAAACCAAACTGAGCTTTCAGAAACCGACGTACACCCCCACGATGCTGCCCGCGTTGCAGAAACGCGACACGCTGCCGGCCGTATCGGATTTGCGGCTCATGAGCGCCATTCCGTACGCTGACATTAACCGGGTGCTCGACAAAGCCCTGAGCGAAGACGCCAAAAAGCTGGCGCTCGGTACGTTGCGGATAAAGAAAGTAACGGTCTACGGCGGGCAACGGTCGCTGGTTGTCAAAACCGATGTGAGTGGCCTGCTCAACGGGACGGTGTACCTGCGCGGGCGGCCTATGTTCGATACGCTCACTAACACGCTCATGATTCAGAATCTGGACTTCGATACCGGCACCACCGACGTGATGCCGAAGCTGATCGGGTCGGTGATTCACAAAGGCATGGTAAAGTTGTTGTCGCAGATGCTGACTATCTCGCTGGGCGACGAAATTGCGCAGTTTCCGGCCAAAATAAGTCAGGCGTTTAATCGGGGTAAAGCCGCCAAAAAAACGGATCTGGCCATCGGCGAATTTCGGTTCCGCCCGGAGCAGGTCGCCATCCGCCCCGACGAAATTCAGGCGCTCATCCGGGTGCAGTCGCGAGTAGCCCTGCAAGTGCGGGAGTTATGA
- a CDS encoding glycosyl hydrolase family 95 catalytic domain-containing protein: MKNLLLLLALSCGVATGLQAQTTPTDWQIAGQNINPANYYGITVANGMIGLVSSPEPMKVKDVVLNGAFDTYGRGRVSNILKVFNFANMNLDVDGTRIGPRDIANYRQTLDMQKAALTTTFDYKDKVSVRQTMMALRHLPFSALTMVEITARKDCEISPMSVIESPENLKDVKNFYSEIDRPHVTIRLLTSVAKSPTGRHTVAASTSFLFNEPHGQEPDVIHEDWDYNMHLAKFKKRLKAGETYRFGVVGSVTSTAHTADAHNEAERLTIFAALERSERLLARHHAEWEKLWQSDIVIEGDPDAQRAVRSGLYHLYSFAREGTAYSLSPMGLSGLGYNGHVFWDTELWMYPALLMLKPQMAKSLLEYRFERMAMARQNAFSHGYAGVMFPWESDADGQEATPVWALTGPFQHHITGCVGWSFWKYYQVTKDKEWLRTRGYPMLKEVADFWVSRVEKGTDGQLHINNVIGANEWQENIDDNAFTNGMAKTVLGFATQAAQELGMAPNPRWNAVAAQIPILKFPDGVTKENRTYDGVPIKQADVNLLAYPLTIVNDPAQVRKDLAYYAPRYAPDGPAMGWSVLSTLYTRMGDPEKGYEWFVKSYKPNEVPPFGVLAETAGGTNPYFATGAGGMLQAVLSGFGGLDLTDNGIVQLKTKLPKAWKSLTIKGFGADGKTVTIR; encoded by the coding sequence ATGAAAAACCTACTGCTTTTGCTGGCCCTTAGCTGCGGTGTAGCAACGGGGCTACAGGCCCAGACAACCCCTACCGACTGGCAGATTGCCGGGCAGAATATTAACCCGGCTAATTACTACGGCATTACGGTGGCCAACGGCATGATTGGCCTGGTGTCGTCGCCCGAGCCGATGAAGGTCAAAGACGTGGTACTCAACGGCGCTTTCGATACCTACGGGCGCGGGCGGGTCTCGAACATCCTGAAGGTGTTCAACTTTGCCAACATGAACCTCGATGTGGACGGCACCCGGATTGGCCCACGCGACATCGCCAACTACCGCCAAACCCTCGACATGCAGAAGGCGGCCCTCACCACTACGTTCGATTACAAGGACAAGGTGAGTGTGCGGCAAACGATGATGGCCCTGCGCCACCTGCCCTTTTCGGCCCTGACGATGGTAGAAATTACCGCCCGGAAAGACTGCGAGATCAGCCCGATGTCGGTGATTGAGTCGCCGGAGAACCTCAAAGACGTCAAGAATTTCTATTCCGAAATCGACCGGCCCCACGTCACCATCCGGCTGTTGACGTCGGTCGCCAAAAGCCCCACCGGACGGCATACGGTAGCCGCATCGACCAGCTTTCTGTTCAACGAACCACACGGGCAGGAACCCGACGTCATTCACGAGGACTGGGACTACAACATGCACCTGGCCAAGTTCAAAAAACGCCTGAAAGCAGGCGAAACCTACCGTTTTGGGGTAGTTGGCTCGGTGACCTCAACGGCCCACACCGCCGACGCCCACAATGAAGCCGAGCGACTCACCATTTTTGCCGCCCTCGAACGCAGTGAGCGGCTTCTGGCCCGGCACCATGCCGAGTGGGAAAAACTCTGGCAATCGGATATTGTGATCGAAGGTGACCCCGACGCGCAACGCGCCGTGCGGTCGGGCTTGTACCATCTGTACTCGTTTGCCCGCGAGGGAACGGCCTACAGCCTCTCGCCCATGGGGCTGTCGGGGCTGGGGTACAACGGGCACGTGTTCTGGGACACCGAACTCTGGATGTACCCTGCTCTGCTGATGCTGAAACCGCAGATGGCCAAATCGCTGCTCGAATACCGGTTTGAGCGGATGGCGATGGCCCGTCAGAATGCCTTTAGTCACGGTTACGCGGGCGTGATGTTTCCGTGGGAATCCGACGCCGACGGGCAGGAAGCTACTCCCGTGTGGGCCTTGACGGGGCCGTTTCAACACCACATTACAGGCTGCGTAGGCTGGTCGTTCTGGAAATACTACCAGGTCACAAAAGACAAAGAGTGGCTCCGCACCCGTGGCTATCCGATGCTGAAAGAAGTGGCCGATTTCTGGGTGAGCCGGGTTGAAAAAGGAACCGACGGGCAGCTGCACATCAACAATGTAATTGGGGCCAACGAGTGGCAGGAAAACATCGACGACAATGCCTTCACCAACGGCATGGCTAAAACCGTGCTTGGCTTTGCTACACAGGCCGCGCAGGAGCTGGGGATGGCCCCTAACCCCCGTTGGAATGCCGTAGCCGCCCAGATTCCGATTCTGAAGTTTCCGGATGGAGTCACGAAAGAAAACCGGACGTACGATGGCGTACCCATCAAACAGGCCGATGTAAACCTGCTGGCTTACCCTCTCACAATTGTCAACGACCCGGCTCAGGTTCGGAAAGACCTGGCCTATTATGCGCCCCGCTACGCACCCGATGGCCCGGCCATGGGCTGGTCGGTGCTGTCGACGTTGTACACCCGCATGGGCGACCCCGAAAAAGGCTACGAGTGGTTTGTGAAAAGCTACAAACCCAACGAAGTACCGCCGTTTGGCGTGCTGGCCGAAACGGCAGGCGGCACCAACCCGTATTTCGCGACGGGCGCGGGCGGTATGCTACAGGCGGTGCTGAGCGGCTTCGGTGGCCTCGACCTCACCGATAACGGGATTGTGCAACTGAAAACGAAGCTGCCCAAGGCCTGGAAGTCACTCACCATTAAAGGCTTCGGAGCCGATGGCAAGACCGTGACCATCCGGTAA
- a CDS encoding vanadium-dependent haloperoxidase — protein MQKTFLYSWILALFLLGLAGCQKTGNPSEYNAKAADPTRYDAAINKLTQVVVHDIFSPPVASRIYGYANLAGYEALVPFDPNYESLGGKMKRFSTGPQPEASAEYCFPLASAKAFMTVARALTFSTNFYDEFEPAFFEQYKKDGVPDDVYDRSVAYGEAVAKHILDYAAKDMYKQTRGFKHTVTNEEGTWVPTPPAYMDAAEPQWNKIRCWVMDTCNQFQPPKPFAYSLSKGSPYEKEVMEVYNIGKNLTKEQRDIAYFWDDNAFVMNVAGHVSYASKKMTPGGHWMHITQTVARQKKLNLMQTVEAYTLTSFAVADGFIACWDEKYRSKTVRPETVINKSMDPKWTPFLQTPPFPEYPSGHSTITAAAATVLTGLMGDNVAFTDSTEFKYGHGVRKFTSFKHAAQEASVSRLYGGIHYRSALDNGAAMGEKVGQWVLQKARTRKGAVAQK, from the coding sequence ATGCAAAAAACGTTTCTGTATAGCTGGATACTCGCCCTGTTTCTGCTTGGCCTGGCAGGTTGCCAGAAAACCGGCAACCCCTCCGAATACAACGCCAAAGCGGCCGATCCTACCCGCTACGATGCGGCTATCAACAAGCTCACGCAGGTGGTGGTGCACGATATTTTCTCGCCCCCGGTTGCCAGCCGGATTTACGGCTACGCCAACCTGGCCGGGTATGAGGCTTTGGTGCCTTTTGACCCCAATTACGAGTCGTTGGGGGGTAAAATGAAGCGCTTTTCGACGGGGCCTCAGCCCGAAGCCAGTGCCGAATACTGTTTTCCGCTGGCATCGGCCAAGGCATTTATGACGGTGGCCCGTGCCCTGACGTTCTCGACCAACTTCTACGACGAATTTGAGCCCGCCTTTTTTGAGCAGTACAAGAAGGACGGCGTTCCCGACGACGTATACGACCGGTCGGTGGCCTACGGAGAAGCCGTTGCGAAGCATATTCTCGACTATGCCGCCAAAGACATGTACAAGCAGACGCGGGGTTTCAAGCACACCGTAACGAACGAAGAAGGTACGTGGGTACCCACACCCCCGGCCTACATGGACGCGGCCGAGCCCCAGTGGAACAAAATCCGATGCTGGGTGATGGACACCTGCAACCAGTTTCAGCCACCGAAGCCCTTTGCCTATAGCCTGAGCAAAGGCAGCCCCTACGAAAAAGAAGTGATGGAGGTGTACAACATTGGCAAGAACCTCACCAAAGAACAGCGCGATATTGCGTATTTCTGGGACGACAACGCGTTTGTGATGAACGTGGCCGGGCACGTGTCGTATGCGTCGAAGAAAATGACGCCCGGTGGCCACTGGATGCACATTACCCAGACCGTAGCCCGCCAGAAAAAGCTGAACCTAATGCAGACTGTAGAGGCTTACACCCTCACCTCGTTTGCCGTTGCCGACGGCTTTATTGCCTGCTGGGACGAGAAATACCGCAGCAAAACGGTGCGCCCCGAAACGGTGATCAACAAGTCGATGGACCCCAAATGGACGCCTTTCCTGCAAACGCCCCCCTTCCCCGAATACCCGAGCGGACACAGCACCATTACGGCCGCAGCCGCTACCGTGCTAACGGGGCTCATGGGTGACAATGTTGCCTTTACCGACTCCACCGAGTTTAAATACGGGCATGGCGTGCGGAAGTTCACCTCGTTTAAGCATGCTGCACAGGAGGCATCGGTAAGCCGGTTATATGGCGGCATTCACTACCGGTCGGCGCTGGACAATGGCGCGGCTATGGGCGAGAAAGTAGGCCAATGGGTACTGCAAAAAGCCCGCACCCGCAAGGGCGCCGTGGCGCAGAAGTAA
- a CDS encoding bifunctional metallophosphatase/5'-nucleotidase, producing MKRFLYTCLVGLSMAGCRTTQPVSQSTPSASGQSVTFLHINDVYEITPLDNGKVGGMARVATVFRGLKKDNPNTYFFHAGDFVSPSVIGTLKSEGKTIRGRQMVDVMNAAGVQYVTFGNHEFDLDDEQPTNLQERINESAFDWVVANARQKQGGDFVPFAKQLGGQARPFPASVILQTPGGKIGVMAVTIPVNKPYVQITDPIEAARAEYERLKPQCDAVVALTHIDMVDDRRLAEALPGLALIMGGHDHDHMLERVGNVVIAKADANAKTAYIHRLRFDANKQLRVESELKAIDPSTPDDSLTQVVVNRWQQIADQSFKALGFDPTQVVTVAKEPWDGREAAVRRQATAMTDAIAQAMRAAYPTADVALFNGGSIRIDDVVRGNITQYDIVRMLPFGGGIQRVAMTGRLLNNLLHTGRLNKGRGGFLQMAGARYDEQTNTWLINDKPLQTDRDYEVAISDFLMTGKEFGLSYLTPANAGVKAVVKPDPTDPRTDIRKVLINYLRQ from the coding sequence ATGAAGCGGTTTTTGTATACTTGTCTTGTAGGGTTGTCTATGGCGGGTTGCCGCACAACCCAGCCAGTTTCGCAGTCGACTCCGTCGGCTTCGGGCCAATCCGTTACGTTTCTGCATATCAACGATGTGTACGAGATTACGCCCCTCGACAACGGGAAAGTGGGCGGGATGGCCCGCGTCGCTACGGTGTTTCGGGGGCTCAAAAAAGACAACCCGAACACCTATTTTTTTCATGCCGGCGATTTTGTGAGCCCGTCGGTGATCGGCACGCTCAAAAGCGAGGGTAAAACCATCCGGGGGCGGCAAATGGTCGATGTCATGAACGCGGCCGGGGTGCAGTACGTCACCTTTGGGAATCATGAGTTCGACCTCGACGACGAGCAGCCCACCAACTTACAAGAGCGAATCAACGAGTCAGCCTTCGACTGGGTTGTGGCTAATGCTCGCCAGAAACAGGGAGGTGATTTTGTGCCCTTCGCCAAGCAGTTGGGAGGGCAGGCCCGCCCGTTTCCGGCCTCGGTAATTCTGCAGACGCCCGGTGGCAAAATTGGGGTTATGGCCGTAACCATTCCCGTTAATAAGCCGTATGTGCAGATTACCGACCCCATTGAGGCCGCCCGCGCCGAATACGAGCGGCTGAAACCGCAATGCGATGCGGTGGTGGCCCTGACGCATATCGATATGGTCGACGACCGGCGGCTGGCGGAGGCCTTGCCGGGGCTTGCGCTGATCATGGGTGGGCACGACCACGACCATATGCTCGAACGGGTGGGTAACGTGGTCATTGCCAAAGCCGACGCCAACGCCAAAACGGCTTACATTCACCGGCTCCGGTTCGATGCCAACAAGCAACTGCGGGTGGAGTCGGAACTGAAAGCCATTGACCCTTCTACGCCCGACGATAGCCTGACACAGGTGGTCGTAAACCGTTGGCAGCAGATTGCCGACCAAAGTTTTAAGGCGCTCGGCTTCGATCCTACGCAGGTGGTCACGGTGGCCAAAGAGCCGTGGGATGGCCGCGAAGCCGCCGTTCGTCGGCAGGCGACGGCCATGACCGATGCCATTGCGCAGGCTATGCGGGCGGCTTACCCAACCGCCGACGTGGCCCTGTTCAACGGGGGCTCTATCCGAATCGACGATGTGGTGCGGGGCAACATTACCCAGTACGATATTGTGAGGATGTTGCCGTTTGGCGGAGGTATTCAGCGCGTTGCCATGACCGGCCGACTATTGAATAATCTACTCCATACGGGGCGGCTCAACAAAGGGCGGGGCGGGTTTCTGCAAATGGCGGGTGCCCGCTATGATGAACAGACAAATACCTGGCTGATTAACGACAAACCTCTCCAAACTGACCGCGATTACGAGGTAGCTATCAGCGATTTTCTGATGACCGGTAAGGAGTTTGGGCTGAGTTACCTGACCCCTGCCAACGCTGGTGTAAAGGCCGTTGTCAAACCCGATCCCACCGATCCCCGAACCGACATCCGCAAAGTGCTTATCAACTATTTGAGGCAGTAA